In Rutidosis leptorrhynchoides isolate AG116_Rl617_1_P2 chromosome 2, CSIRO_AGI_Rlap_v1, whole genome shotgun sequence, one genomic interval encodes:
- the LOC139889339 gene encoding uncharacterized protein, whose product MESVFSISNCAQANRVKFATSTLEGKALTWWNSIARPMGLEAAHAIPWEDIKTRMTGEYCPDNEVKKLEAELRDLKVIGTDLATYTNRYLELILLCLGMVPTERKKIDRFVKGLSENIQASVHASKPQTLQETINMENDLMDQITQRTAAEVKSGDNKRKWTGNSNSQSSKKQEVSGNGYQGKAPYCSRCERHHEGRCTVTCGKCKKIGHLTKNCWSKTTGTANPPAANTGTVKTCYKCGQKGHFRNECPNKKGQEKGRGRAFNINAHEAREDPNLVTSTFLLNNHIVSVLFDCGANRSFVSIESSCMLDKTHVPIDTKYYIELVNGKLMKANKIYKDCTLVLEGKPFLVDLMPIEIGSFDVVIGMYWLSKNRAEVVYFEKAIRIPLDNGENLMVYGDKTGVKLNLICA is encoded by the coding sequence ATGGAGTCAGTGTTTAGTATTAGTAACTGTGCTCAAGCTAACCGGGTAAAGTTTGCTACTTCCACACTGGAAGGTAAGGCCTTGACTTGGTGGAATTCTATTGCTCGACCTATGGGTCTCGAGGCTGCTCATGCCATCCCTTGGGAAGACATCAAAACCCGTATGACTGGTGAGTATTGTCCCGATAATGAAGTTAAGAAGCTGGAGGCTGAGTTAAGGGATCTAAAGGTTATTGGGACTGATCTTGCTACTTACACCAACCGCTATTTGGAATTGATTCTGCTGTGTCTGGGAATGGTCCCAACTGAAAGGAAGAAAATCGACCGTTTTGTTAAGGGTCTCTCTGAAAACATTCAAGCTAGTGTTCATGCTTCTAAACCCCAAACTTTGCAAGAGACCATTAATATGGAAAATGATCTCATGGATCAAATTACTCAACGGACTGCTGCTGAGGTGAAGTCTGGGGATAATAAGAGAAAGTGGACTGGAAATTCTAACTCCCAGTCATCCAAAAAGCAGGAAGTTTCTGGAAATGGGTATCAAGGAAAAGCTCCTTATTGTTCAAGGTGTGAGAGGCATCATGAGGGAAGATGCACTGTGACGTGTGGGAAGTGCAAGAAAATAGGGCACCTGACCAAGAATTGCTGGTCAAAGACTACTGGTACTGCAAATCCTCCTGCTGCTAATACTGGTACGGTGAAGACGTGTTATAAGTGCGGTCAGAAGGGGCACTTTAGAAATGAATGTCCAAACAAGAAAGGACAGGAGAAAGGAAGAGGAAGAGCCTTCAATATCAATGCTCACGAGGCTCGTGAGGACCCCAACTTGGTTACTAGTACGTTTCTTCTAAACAATCACATTGTTTCAGtactgtttgattgtggtgccaatagaagTTTCGTATCCATAGAATCTAGTTGCATGCTTGACAAAACCCATGTACCCATAGACACTAAGTACTATATTGAACTGGTGAACGGTAAACTTATGAAGGCTAATAAAATCTACAAAGACTGTACCTTAGTTTTAGAAGGGAAACCATTTTTGGTGGACCTGATGCCTATTGaaataggaagttttgacgtagtaATAGGAATGTACTGGTTGTCTAAGAATAGAGCCGAGGTCGTGTATTTCGAGAAGGCGATTCGTATACCCCTTGATAATGGGGAGAATTTGATGGTTTATGGAGATAAAACCGGTGTAAAACTTAACCTGATttgtgcatga